A portion of the Gossypium arboreum isolate Shixiya-1 chromosome 8, ASM2569848v2, whole genome shotgun sequence genome contains these proteins:
- the LOC108468385 gene encoding glutathione S-transferase T1-like: MLLISGTYVINTTILPALGYPSNQQAADEAEKFLVSSLSEIESFWLKGDGPFLLGGNQPSIADLSLVCELMQLEVLNEKYRYRLLGPYKKVQRWIKHTRYAISPHFGDVHKNLMNVKEKLKNKPLMEANHGGVSVSEQWWRARM; the protein is encoded by the exons ATGCTTCTCATTTCAGGTACATATGTTATTAACACTACAATATTACCCGCGCTTGGCTATCCATCGAATCAACAAGCAGCTGATGAAGCTGAGAAATTTCTCGTCTCATCTTTGTCAGAGATAGAGTCCTTTTGGTTGAAGGGTGATGGTCCATTTTTGCTGGGTGGGAATCAACCCTCCATAGCTGATCTTAGCCTTGTTTGTGAGCTAATGCAACTTGAG GTTTTGAATGAGAAGTATCGTTATAGGTTATTGGGTCCATACAAGAAAGTTCAGCGGTGGATTAAGCATACAAGATATGCTATTAGTCCTCACTTTGGCGACGTGCATAAGAACCTCATGAATGTCaaagaaaaacttaaaaataagCCGTTAATGGAAGCAAATCATGGAGGTGTGTCTGTCAGCGAACAGTGGTGGCGTGCAAGAATGTGA